In Acidovorax sp. 106, the following proteins share a genomic window:
- a CDS encoding RidA family protein, protein MSVYDKLSELNITLPPVSAPAAAYVPYVQTGNLVFLSGHIARKDGKPWAAQFGKNITTEEGKLAARAVAIDLMGTLHAATGGDLNRIQRIVKVMSLVNSTGDFTEQHLVTNGASELLGQVFGDKGLHARSAFGVAQIPLGACVEIELIAELA, encoded by the coding sequence ATGAGCGTTTACGACAAACTGAGCGAACTCAACATCACCCTGCCCCCCGTGTCGGCCCCCGCCGCCGCCTACGTGCCTTATGTGCAAACGGGCAACTTGGTGTTCCTCTCCGGCCACATCGCCCGCAAGGACGGCAAGCCCTGGGCCGCGCAGTTTGGCAAGAACATCACCACCGAAGAAGGCAAGCTGGCCGCCCGCGCCGTGGCGATTGACCTGATGGGCACACTGCACGCAGCCACCGGCGGCGACCTCAACCGCATTCAGCGCATCGTCAAGGTGATGAGCCTGGTCAACTCGACCGGCGATTTCACCGAGCAGCACTTGGTGACCAACGGCGCCAGCGAACTGCTGGGCCAGGTGTTTGGCGACAAGGGCTTGCACGCCCGCAGCGCCTTTGGCGTGGCCCAGATTCCACTGGGGGCCTGTGTCGAGATCGAACTGATTGCTGAGCTGGCCTGA
- a CDS encoding DNA internalization-related competence protein ComEC/Rec2 — protein sequence MFAISPSNVPPLLPREVGEGDAAATGQGAHDGHGGHEGHDDSRQPWRLPAVLLGVVVGSALQLWQPMLWPVAVYGWTLCVTLGVGAAVVWRKSLRRRWRGGALRPGAARAPRWLAGWWVAALAWGLVAAFALCGLRASLFAAQGLPAALEGQDVRITALVAAMPQRSEAGVRLRLEVESAEWAEVPGMPGKVRPSDGQGAAPQVPRLIDVSWYGGALRDAQGLADLQRQPPELRAGERWRMTVRLKAPHGLRNPHGFDYELWLWEQGVQATGYVRAGPKDLPPERLASTWRHPVEQWRQSVRDAILQRLAGSPVGDEDAPSALGAPAASRVSGVVAALVTGDQRAIDRADWDIFRATGVAHLMSISGLHITLFAWLAAALVGGLWRRSRRLCLAVPAPTAALVCGVALAAGYALFSGWGVPAQRTVTMLAVVAALQLSGRRWPWPQVWLLACAAVVLTDPWALWQAGFWLSFVAVGVLFATDFVASSAYPKSARGHFYALLREQWVVTLALTPLSLLLFGQVSVVGFAANLLAIPWVTLVVTPLALAGVVWAPLWTLAAWALQPLAAGLQWLASWPWAVVFLPAAPLWAGALALLGGCLLAMRLPWQLRLWALPLLVPLLCWQAPRPAPGQFELLAPDIGQGNAVLVRTATHTLLYDAGPRFSRESDAGHRVLVPLLRALGERVDVLMLSHRDADHTGGAAAVLAQQPAAALTGSIEAEHVLQALRPATPCVAGQRWEWDGVALEVLHPTGAELEHRDHRDRLDRPVRPNTMSCVLRVASAAGMPGAQAVALLVGDIEAPQEQALLARAAPLKADVLLVPHHGSKTSSSGAFLDAVQPRTALVQSGYRNRFGHPAPEVLQRYVQRNVPVVESARCGAASWSSAQPQAVACERDTGRRYWQHVVP from the coding sequence ATGTTTGCCATAAGCCCTTCTAATGTCCCGCCGCTGCTGCCCCGTGAGGTGGGCGAGGGCGACGCCGCCGCCACGGGGCAAGGAGCGCACGACGGGCATGGAGGACATGAGGGCCACGATGATTCGCGCCAACCTTGGCGCTTGCCTGCGGTGCTTCTGGGCGTGGTGGTGGGTTCGGCTCTGCAACTGTGGCAACCCATGCTCTGGCCGGTGGCGGTGTATGGCTGGACTTTGTGTGTGACCTTGGGCGTGGGCGCTGCGGTGGTGTGGCGCAAATCGCTGCGCAGGCGCTGGCGTGGCGGGGCTTTGCGCCCAGGGGCGGCACGGGCGCCTAGGTGGCTGGCGGGGTGGTGGGTGGCCGCCCTGGCTTGGGGGCTGGTGGCTGCCTTTGCCCTGTGTGGCTTGCGGGCCAGCTTGTTTGCCGCCCAGGGACTGCCTGCGGCCTTGGAAGGGCAGGACGTGCGTATCACCGCCTTGGTGGCTGCCATGCCCCAGCGCAGCGAGGCAGGTGTGCGCCTGCGGCTGGAAGTGGAGTCGGCCGAATGGGCGGAGGTGCCTGGGATGCCTGGCAAGGTCCGTCCATCCGATGGGCAGGGCGCCGCGCCGCAGGTGCCACGTTTGATCGATGTGTCCTGGTACGGCGGCGCGCTGCGTGACGCGCAGGGCCTGGCCGATTTGCAGCGACAGCCCCCCGAGTTGCGTGCGGGCGAGCGCTGGCGCATGACGGTGCGGCTAAAGGCGCCCCACGGCCTGCGCAACCCGCACGGTTTTGACTACGAGCTGTGGCTGTGGGAGCAGGGCGTGCAGGCCACAGGCTACGTCCGCGCTGGCCCCAAAGACCTGCCCCCCGAGCGGCTGGCCAGCACCTGGCGCCACCCGGTGGAGCAGTGGCGCCAGTCGGTGCGCGACGCCATCTTGCAGCGCCTGGCAGGCAGCCCCGTGGGGGACGAGGATGCCCCGAGTGCGCTGGGTGCGCCTGCGGCATCGCGTGTGTCTGGCGTGGTGGCCGCGCTGGTCACTGGCGACCAGCGGGCCATTGACCGTGCCGATTGGGACATCTTCCGTGCCACGGGCGTGGCCCATTTGATGAGCATCTCTGGGCTGCACATCACCTTGTTTGCCTGGCTGGCGGCGGCCTTGGTGGGCGGGCTGTGGCGGCGTTCGCGGCGCCTGTGCCTGGCCGTGCCTGCCCCCACGGCGGCCCTGGTGTGCGGCGTGGCATTGGCGGCTGGCTACGCCTTGTTCAGTGGCTGGGGTGTGCCCGCGCAGCGCACGGTGACCATGTTGGCCGTAGTGGCAGCCCTGCAGCTCAGTGGCCGCCGCTGGCCCTGGCCGCAGGTGTGGCTGCTGGCCTGCGCTGCCGTGGTGCTGACCGACCCCTGGGCGCTGTGGCAGGCCGGTTTTTGGCTGAGTTTTGTCGCGGTGGGGGTGTTGTTTGCTACTGATTTTGTAGCTTCTAGCGCTTATCCTAAAAGCGCTAGAGGCCATTTTTATGCATTATTGCGAGAGCAGTGGGTGGTGACGCTGGCGCTCACGCCGCTGAGCCTGCTGCTGTTTGGCCAGGTGTCGGTGGTGGGGTTTGCGGCCAATTTGCTGGCCATACCGTGGGTCACGCTGGTGGTCACGCCCCTGGCGCTGGCCGGGGTGGTGTGGGCGCCGCTGTGGACGTTGGCGGCGTGGGCTTTGCAGCCCCTGGCGGCGGGGCTGCAGTGGCTGGCCAGTTGGCCCTGGGCCGTGGTGTTCTTGCCTGCTGCGCCGCTATGGGCTGGCGCTTTGGCTTTGCTGGGCGGCTGTTTGTTGGCCATGCGCCTGCCCTGGCAGTTGCGTCTGTGGGCGCTGCCTTTGTTGGTGCCGCTGCTGTGCTGGCAAGCCCCCCGGCCTGCGCCGGGCCAGTTTGAACTGCTGGCGCCCGACATTGGTCAGGGCAACGCGGTGCTGGTGCGCACGGCCACGCACACCTTGCTGTACGACGCAGGCCCGCGCTTCAGCCGCGAGAGCGATGCGGGCCACCGCGTGCTGGTGCCACTGCTGCGGGCATTGGGCGAGCGGGTGGACGTGCTCATGCTCAGCCACCGCGATGCTGACCACACCGGGGGCGCGGCGGCCGTGCTGGCCCAGCAGCCCGCAGCGGCTTTGACAGGCTCCATCGAAGCCGAGCATGTGCTGCAGGCCCTGCGCCCGGCCACCCCTTGTGTGGCCGGGCAGCGCTGGGAGTGGGATGGCGTGGCGTTGGAGGTGTTGCACCCCACGGGCGCCGAGCTGGAGCACCGCGATCATCGTGACCGCCTCGATCGCCCTGTTCGCCCCAACACCATGAGCTGTGTGCTGCGGGTGGCCAGTGCTGCAGGCATGCCTGGCGCGCAGGCCGTGGCCTTGCTTGTGGGCGACATCGAAGCCCCGCAAGAGCAAGCGCTGCTGGCCCGCGCAGCGCCCTTGAAGGCCGATGTGCTGCTGGTGCCGCACCACGGCAGCAAAACCTCGTCCAGCGGTGCGTTTCTGGACGCCGTCCAGCCTCGCACTGCTTTGGTGCAGTCTGGCTACCGCAACCGCTTTGGCCACCCGGCGCCCGAGGTGCTGCAGCGCTATGTCCAGCGCAATGTGCCGGTGGTGGAGTCGGCCCGCTGCGGGGCGGCGAGCTGGTCGTCTGCGCAGCCTCAGGCCGTGGCCTGCGAGCGCGACACCGGGCGTCGGTACTGGCAGCACGTTGTGCCCTGA
- a CDS encoding methyl-accepting chemotaxis protein gives MSLQPTKLSHRMVLSFGVVLAILVGLTALALQRIGGLGDTLVQVAGSGAQRSQAIRSMEREMETVAQMLPGLQSSPSDRLADNLRLIETSGKKYMEFSDVARSLTPESDGQSLNDKARAAAQASLEIIALGRKEAGDSGEGAAALMVRLSFSADNAKWQERLSAWRAGVRALGTWDDAQVNQTAGAAGGMVSSARWMLTAGAALALALAALMGWRLTRDVVGGLDSAVQAAHNMARHDLSSAVVVRRNDEIGGLLQAQELMRSNLNGLVLGVSDAAHAIYQTCTEISEGSLNLSNRAETTAATLQRTQAVVDGLSDSVRHSGQSANDANALATQAREAARAGERKVTQAMSTMQDIEQASRKIGDIIGLIDSIAFQTNILALNAAVEAARAGEQGRGFAVVASEVRSLAQRSAGAAKEIKVLIENSLDRVSAGVQEVRQTGDATVSIRESVEHVAQLIEGISRDSQSQFELITQVNRDALELESSVQQNASLSEQSAAAAQSLNDQAARLTHLVERFKLQG, from the coding sequence ATGTCTCTGCAGCCCACCAAGTTGTCCCATCGCATGGTTTTGAGTTTTGGCGTTGTGCTTGCCATCCTGGTGGGGCTCACGGCACTGGCGCTGCAACGCATTGGTGGGTTGGGTGACACCTTGGTGCAGGTGGCGGGCTCGGGTGCCCAGCGCAGCCAGGCCATTCGCAGCATGGAGCGTGAAATGGAGACCGTGGCCCAAATGCTGCCCGGTTTGCAGTCCAGCCCCTCAGACCGGTTGGCGGACAACCTGCGTTTGATTGAAACCTCGGGTAAAAAGTACATGGAGTTCAGCGATGTGGCGCGCTCTTTGACGCCAGAGTCGGATGGGCAGTCGCTGAATGACAAGGCGCGTGCCGCGGCCCAGGCCAGCCTGGAGATCATTGCCCTGGGGCGCAAGGAGGCGGGAGATAGCGGCGAGGGCGCCGCTGCGCTCATGGTGCGATTGAGCTTTTCGGCTGACAACGCCAAGTGGCAAGAGCGCTTGAGCGCATGGCGCGCAGGCGTGCGAGCGCTGGGGACTTGGGATGATGCGCAAGTCAACCAGACCGCAGGCGCTGCTGGCGGCATGGTGTCATCGGCGCGCTGGATGCTGACGGCAGGCGCCGCGCTGGCTTTGGCCTTGGCAGCGCTCATGGGCTGGCGACTGACGCGCGATGTGGTGGGCGGGTTGGACAGCGCGGTGCAGGCTGCCCACAACATGGCCCGACATGATTTGTCATCGGCCGTGGTGGTGCGCCGCAATGACGAAATCGGCGGCTTGCTGCAGGCGCAGGAGTTGATGCGCAGCAACCTCAATGGGCTGGTGCTGGGGGTGTCAGACGCTGCGCATGCCATCTACCAGACCTGTACGGAAATCAGCGAGGGCAGCTTGAACCTGAGCAATCGTGCAGAAACCACTGCCGCCACATTGCAACGCACCCAGGCGGTGGTGGATGGGCTGTCAGATTCGGTACGCCACAGCGGTCAATCGGCCAACGATGCCAATGCCCTGGCGACCCAGGCCCGTGAAGCCGCCCGCGCAGGCGAGCGCAAGGTCACCCAGGCGATGTCAACGATGCAGGACATTGAACAGGCCTCCCGCAAGATCGGCGACATCATTGGCCTGATTGACAGCATTGCCTTTCAGACCAACATCCTGGCGCTCAATGCAGCGGTAGAGGCCGCCCGTGCGGGTGAGCAAGGGCGGGGTTTTGCGGTGGTGGCCAGCGAGGTGCGCAGCCTGGCGCAGCGCAGCGCAGGTGCCGCCAAGGAGATCAAGGTGCTCATTGAAAACTCTCTGGACCGTGTGTCTGCTGGCGTGCAAGAGGTGCGCCAGACGGGCGATGCCACCGTGTCCATTCGGGAGTCGGTGGAACATGTGGCCCAGCTGATTGAGGGGATTTCTCGCGACTCTCAAAGCCAGTTCGAGCTGATCACCCAGGTGAACCGCGATGCGCTGGAGTTGGAGAGTTCGGTGCAGCAAAACGCCAGCCTGTCAGAGCAATCGGCTGCTGCCGCGCAGTCGCTCAACGATCAAGCGGCCAGACTGACCCACTTGGTGGAGCGCTTCAAGCTCCAAGGCTAA